The following are encoded together in the Kingella negevensis genome:
- a CDS encoding DUF2147 domain-containing protein: MKKLFLATLFSASAFSAFASGIEGKWRTIDDETGKPKAVVTISKSGSSYNGTITGLAQGVNNVCPACSGNRPLVGLTVVTGLKAASETEFKDGKIYDPKSGKTYQSKATLSADGNTLKVRGFIGISALGRTQTWTRVQ, from the coding sequence ATGAAAAAATTATTTTTAGCCACCTTATTTTCTGCTTCAGCCTTCAGCGCATTTGCTTCAGGCATTGAAGGCAAATGGCGCACGATTGACGATGAAACAGGCAAACCCAAAGCCGTTGTAACCATTAGCAAAAGCGGCAGCAGCTATAACGGCACGATTACAGGCTTGGCGCAAGGCGTGAACAACGTCTGCCCAGCGTGTTCAGGCAATCGCCCATTGGTTGGCTTGACTGTAGTAACAGGTTTGAAAGCCGCTTCTGAAACCGAATTCAAAGACGGCAAAATCTACGACCCGAAATCGGGCAAAACGTATCAATCCAAAGCCACCCTATCCGCAGATGGCAACACGTTGAAAGTGCGCGGATTTATCGGCATTTCTGCCTTGGGTCGCACGCAAACTTGGACGCGCGTTCAATAA
- a CDS encoding thymidylate synthase, which yields MKQYLDLMNHVMQNGVDKADRTGTGTRSVFGYQMRFNLADGFPVLTTKKLHLKSIIHELLWFLSGNTNIRYLKENGVRIWDEWADENGDLGRVYGAQWRSWRGANGETIDQISNLVLQIKNNPDSRRLIVSAWNPAEVDNMALPPCHALFQFYVADGKLSCQLYQRSADIFLGVPFNIASYALLTLMLAQVCGLQAGEFVHTLGDAHIYKNHFEQAELQLTREPRKLPTMKINPDVKDIFAFKFEDFELVDYDPHPHIKAVVSV from the coding sequence ATGAAACAATATTTAGACTTAATGAACCACGTTATGCAAAACGGCGTGGATAAAGCCGACCGCACAGGCACAGGCACACGCTCCGTGTTTGGCTACCAAATGCGTTTCAATTTAGCAGACGGCTTCCCCGTGTTAACCACCAAAAAACTACACCTGAAATCCATTATCCACGAACTGTTATGGTTCTTGTCAGGCAATACCAACATCCGTTATCTCAAAGAAAACGGCGTGCGCATTTGGGACGAATGGGCAGATGAAAACGGCGATTTAGGGCGCGTGTATGGCGCACAATGGCGCAGTTGGCGCGGCGCAAACGGCGAAACGATTGACCAAATCAGCAACCTCGTCCTACAAATCAAAAACAATCCAGATAGCCGTCGCCTGATTGTGTCCGCATGGAATCCCGCCGAAGTGGACAACATGGCATTGCCGCCATGCCACGCGCTGTTCCAATTTTATGTGGCAGATGGCAAACTCTCTTGTCAGCTCTATCAACGTAGCGCGGATATTTTCCTAGGTGTGCCGTTCAATATTGCCAGCTACGCGCTTTTAACGCTCATGCTCGCCCAAGTTTGCGGCTTGCAAGCAGGCGAATTTGTGCATACTTTGGGCGACGCGCACATCTATAAAAACCACTTTGAACAAGCCGAATTGCAGCTCACACGCGAGCCTCGCAAGCTGCCTACGATGAAAATTAATCCCGATGTGAAAGATATTTTCGCGTTTAAGTTTGAAGATTTTGAATTGGTGGATTACGACCCACATCCGCATATTAAAGCCGTTGTGTCGGTATAA
- a CDS encoding substrate-binding periplasmic protein — MKKLFLATLLVTSALLAGCGDNSAPETETPAASAAASQTANLETLTVGGEVSYEPYAFKDEKGQAQGFEVDVMNAIAKAAGMNAQFIDAPRGAAVETLNNGTFMAFSSAMSRAAYRLETMDMGQPYIDFDRALYVLDTPKTANLKTLADFKGKRIASHKSSKGNVKKIEEMGATPVLSDSFFLMLNDVAQGKADAAIGDKRIFQYYQVKYPETKSHIISTGEEKRQFSFGVKKGNTELLKKLDGGLEKIKADGTLDKIIEKWFGKQD, encoded by the coding sequence ATGAAAAAATTATTTTTAGCCACCTTATTGGTTACATCTGCATTATTAGCAGGCTGCGGCGACAACAGCGCACCAGAAACCGAAACGCCAGCCGCTTCTGCTGCTGCATCACAAACAGCCAACTTAGAAACCTTAACCGTTGGTGGCGAAGTAAGTTACGAACCTTACGCATTCAAAGACGAAAAAGGTCAAGCACAAGGCTTTGAAGTGGACGTGATGAACGCCATCGCTAAAGCGGCAGGCATGAACGCACAATTCATTGACGCGCCACGTGGAGCAGCCGTTGAAACCCTGAATAATGGCACATTTATGGCATTCTCATCAGCCATGTCTCGAGCAGCATACCGCTTAGAAACAATGGATATGGGTCAGCCATACATTGATTTCGACCGTGCGCTGTACGTTTTAGACACGCCCAAAACAGCAAATTTGAAAACATTGGCAGATTTCAAAGGCAAACGCATTGCTTCACACAAAAGCAGTAAAGGTAACGTTAAAAAAATCGAAGAAATGGGCGCAACACCTGTGTTGTCAGATTCATTCTTTTTGATGTTGAACGACGTAGCACAAGGCAAAGCAGATGCTGCAATTGGCGATAAACGTATTTTCCAATACTACCAAGTGAAATACCCAGAAACTAAATCACACATCATTTCAACAGGCGAAGAAAAACGTCAATTCTCATTCGGCGTGAAAAAAGGTAATACAGAATTGTTGAAAAAATTGGACGGCGGCTTGGAAAAAATCAAAGCTGACGGCACTTTAGACAAAATCATTGAAAAATGGTTTGGTAAACAGGACTAA
- a CDS encoding class I SAM-dependent methyltransferase — protein MNIVTQLVLPEHLSAHTPTKTQPENGVFLRYDEHGLSLAKVGEKGVVQVDFASGAAQYRRTKGGGELIGKAVNHTTKPTVWDATGGLGRDSFVLASLGLCVQTFEQNFAVFALLLDGLQRAKMQPEIAEVVANITLIQGNAAQLLREQAAAVGKPDVVYLDPMYPERQKSAAVKKEMAYFHELVGLPESDADAQLFQAAREVAKKRIVVKRPRLGEFLCGVKPAYQYEGKSTRFDIYLPLQPENK, from the coding sequence ATGAATATTGTTACTCAACTGGTTTTACCTGAGCATTTATCCGCGCATACGCCCACGAAAACGCAGCCTGAAAACGGCGTATTTCTGCGATACGATGAACACGGTTTATCGCTCGCGAAAGTAGGAGAGAAGGGTGTGGTGCAAGTGGATTTTGCGAGCGGCGCGGCGCAATATCGGCGCACAAAAGGCGGCGGAGAACTGATTGGCAAGGCAGTAAACCATACCACAAAGCCAACCGTTTGGGACGCGACTGGCGGCTTGGGGCGTGATAGTTTTGTGCTAGCAAGTTTAGGTTTGTGCGTTCAGACGTTTGAGCAAAATTTTGCGGTGTTTGCATTGTTGTTGGACGGCTTGCAACGGGCAAAAATGCAGCCTGAAATCGCGGAAGTGGTGGCAAATATCACGCTGATTCAGGGCAACGCGGCGCAACTTTTGCGTGAACAAGCGGCAGCAGTCGGCAAGCCCGATGTGGTGTATCTTGACCCGATGTATCCCGAGCGGCAGAAGTCGGCAGCCGTGAAAAAGGAAATGGCGTATTTTCATGAATTAGTCGGGCTGCCTGAAAGCGATGCGGACGCGCAATTATTTCAGGCTGCGAGGGAAGTGGCGAAAAAGCGAATTGTGGTGAAACGTCCGCGTTTGGGGGAGTTTTTGTGTGGCGTGAAACCTGCGTATCAGTATGAAGGAAAATCAACTCGGTTTGATATTTATTTGCCGTTACAACCTGAAAATAAATAA
- the gshB gene encoding glutathione synthase, with protein sequence MKILFIADPMAGFKTYKDTTYAMMCEAAKRGYSLYHTLASELNVVAGKVHTRAVPFQFLGAKDDHAWFQAADPFQAALTEFEAVIMRTDPPFDMQYLYSTQLLTLAEQQGAHVYNSGQAMRDFNEKLAILNFSQFTSPTLVTTRAAQVREFLAEHKDIIVKPLDGMGGMGIFRLTETDPNIGSILETLMRLDTRTIMAQRYIPEIIKGDKRILVIDGEVVPYALARIPQNGETRGNLAAGGRGVAQELSARDREIAETLAPQLKARGILLAGLDVIGDCLTEVNVTSPTGFQEITNQKGFDVAAMFINAVERNAK encoded by the coding sequence ATGAAAATCCTATTCATCGCCGACCCCATGGCAGGCTTCAAAACCTACAAAGACACCACCTACGCCATGATGTGCGAAGCTGCCAAACGCGGATACAGCCTTTATCACACACTCGCCAGCGAACTCAATGTTGTCGCAGGTAAAGTCCACACACGCGCCGTACCTTTCCAATTTCTTGGCGCAAAAGACGACCACGCATGGTTTCAGGCTGCCGACCCCTTTCAGGCTGCCTTAACCGAGTTTGAAGCCGTGATTATGCGCACCGACCCACCGTTTGACATGCAATATTTGTATTCAACGCAACTGCTCACACTTGCCGAGCAACAAGGCGCACACGTTTACAACAGCGGACAAGCCATGCGCGATTTCAACGAAAAACTCGCCATTTTAAATTTTTCGCAATTCACATCGCCCACGCTTGTAACCACACGCGCCGCACAAGTTCGCGAATTTCTTGCTGAACACAAAGACATCATCGTCAAACCACTAGATGGCATGGGCGGCATGGGCATTTTCCGCCTCACCGAAACAGACCCTAATATCGGCAGCATTCTAGAAACGCTCATGCGTCTAGACACACGCACCATCATGGCGCAACGCTATATTCCCGAAATCATCAAAGGTGACAAACGCATTCTTGTGATTGACGGCGAAGTTGTCCCATATGCGCTCGCGCGAATCCCACAAAACGGCGAAACACGCGGCAATTTGGCAGCAGGCGGACGCGGTGTCGCACAAGAATTGTCTGCACGCGATAGAGAAATTGCTGAAACGCTCGCGCCGCAACTCAAAGCGCGTGGCATTTTGCTCGCAGGTTTGGACGTGATTGGCGATTGCTTAACCGAAGTGAATGTAACCAGCCCAACAGGTTTCCAAGAAATCACCAACCAAAAAGGCTTTGATGTTGCCGCGATGTTTATCAACGCCGTAGAACGCAACGCAAAATAA
- a CDS encoding substrate-binding periplasmic protein: protein MTRKFLALLVTSALLAGCGDNSAPKTETSAASAAASQTANLETLTVGGEVSYEPYAFKDEKGQAQGFEVDVMNAIAKAAGMNAQFIDAPRGAAVETLNNGTFMAFSSAMSRAAYRLETMDMGQPYIDFDRALYVLDTPKTANLKTLADFKGKRIASHKSSKGNVKKIEEMGATPVLSDSFFLMLNDVAQGKADAAIGDKRIFQYYQVKYPETKSHIISTGEEKRQFSFGVKKGNTELLKKLDGGLEKIKADGTLDKIIEKWFGKQD from the coding sequence ATGACACGTAAATTCTTAGCTTTATTGGTTACATCTGCATTATTAGCAGGCTGCGGCGACAACAGCGCACCAAAAACCGAAACGTCAGCCGCTTCTGCTGCTGCATCACAAACAGCTAACTTAGAAACCTTAACCGTTGGTGGCGAAGTAAGTTACGAACCTTACGCATTCAAAGACGAAAAAGGTCAAGCACAAGGCTTTGAAGTGGACGTGATGAACGCCATCGCTAAAGCGGCAGGCATGAACGCACAATTCATTGACGCGCCACGTGGAGCAGCCGTTGAAACCCTGAATAATGGCACATTTATGGCATTCTCATCAGCCATGTCTCGAGCAGCATACCGCTTAGAAACAATGGATATGGGTCAGCCATACATTGATTTCGACCGTGCGCTGTACGTTTTAGACACGCCCAAAACAGCAAATTTGAAAACATTGGCAGATTTCAAAGGCAAACGCATTGCTTCACACAAAAGCAGTAAAGGTAACGTTAAAAAAATCGAAGAAATGGGCGCAACACCTGTGTTGTCAGATTCATTCTTTTTGATGTTGAACGACGTAGCACAAGGCAAAGCAGATGCTGCAATTGGCGATAAACGTATTTTCCAATACTACCAAGTGAAATACCCAGAAACTAAATCACACATCATTTCAACAGGCGAAGAAAAACGTCAATTCTCATTCGGCGTGAAAAAAGGTAATACAGAATTGTTGAAAAAATTGGACGGCGGCTTGGAAAAAATCAAAGCTGACGGCACTTTAGACAAAATCATTGAAAAATGGTTTGGTAAACAGGACTAA
- a CDS encoding electron transfer flavoprotein-ubiquinone oxidoreductase, whose product MNQEIERDSMQYDVVIVGAGVAGLSAAIKLKQIAAEQNREISVCVLEKGSEVGAHILSGAVFDPIALDELLPKWRELGAPLTRPVTDDQVLFLTENKSFKIPLTPPSFQNHGNYIISLGVLCKWLAEQAENLGVEIYAGFAGAEILYHKDGSVKGVATGNMGVGKDGEPTANFQAGMELHAQQTIFAEGARGSLSKTIIRQYSLDRFSQPQTYGLGIKEIWEVQPEKSQAGLAIHTTGYPLDSHTYGGSFIYHLDDNKVAIGFVVGLDYENPYLSPFEEFQRFKLHPAIRPLLEGGRRIAYGARALVEGGLQSLPKLSFAGGVLIGDCAGFLNVPRIKGCHTAMKSAMLAAEAIFPVLVEHDGELPEKNVSADNYQKLFENSWLYDELHQARNIRPSFKWGLIPAMIYTALEQYVLKGRGAWTLKHHGTDSGSLKKAADCQPIDYPKPDGKITFDRLSSVFLANVSHEEDQPSHLQLKNAQTMIDVNFKEYASPETCYCPAGVYEIVEENGAPRLQINAANCVHCKTCDIKDPTQNINWICPEGSGGPNYSEM is encoded by the coding sequence ATGAACCAAGAAATTGAACGCGACAGCATGCAATACGATGTCGTGATTGTCGGCGCAGGCGTGGCGGGCTTGTCTGCTGCGATTAAATTGAAACAAATCGCCGCCGAGCAAAACCGTGAAATCAGCGTTTGCGTATTAGAAAAAGGCAGCGAAGTGGGTGCACACATTTTATCGGGCGCGGTGTTTGACCCGATTGCGCTAGACGAATTGTTGCCAAAATGGCGCGAATTGGGCGCACCGCTCACGCGCCCTGTTACGGACGACCAAGTTTTATTTTTGACCGAAAATAAATCATTCAAAATTCCACTCACGCCGCCAAGTTTTCAAAATCATGGCAATTACATCATCAGCTTAGGCGTGTTGTGTAAATGGTTGGCGGAACAAGCGGAAAATCTCGGCGTGGAAATTTACGCAGGTTTTGCAGGCGCGGAAATTTTGTACCACAAAGACGGCAGCGTGAAAGGCGTGGCGACAGGCAATATGGGCGTGGGCAAAGACGGCGAACCGACCGCGAATTTCCAAGCTGGCATGGAATTACACGCGCAGCAAACCATTTTTGCCGAAGGGGCGCGTGGCTCGTTGAGCAAAACGATTATTCGCCAATATTCGCTCGACCGATTCAGTCAGCCACAAACTTACGGTTTGGGGATTAAGGAAATTTGGGAAGTGCAGCCTGAAAAATCGCAAGCAGGTTTAGCCATTCACACAACAGGTTATCCGTTGGATTCGCACACTTACGGCGGTTCATTTATTTATCATTTAGACGATAATAAAGTGGCGATTGGTTTTGTGGTGGGGCTGGATTATGAAAATCCGTATTTGTCGCCATTTGAGGAATTTCAACGCTTTAAATTGCACCCTGCGATTCGTCCGCTTTTGGAGGGCGGTCGCCGAATCGCTTACGGGGCGCGAGCTTTGGTGGAAGGCGGTTTGCAGAGTTTGCCGAAATTATCATTTGCGGGCGGCGTGTTGATTGGCGATTGCGCGGGCTTTTTGAATGTGCCGCGCATCAAAGGCTGTCATACCGCGATGAAATCGGCGATGTTGGCGGCAGAAGCGATTTTCCCTGTTTTGGTGGAACACGATGGCGAGTTGCCTGAAAAAAATGTGTCGGCAGATAATTATCAAAAACTATTTGAAAATAGCTGGTTATATGATGAATTGCATCAGGCTCGAAATATTCGTCCGTCTTTTAAATGGGGTTTGATTCCTGCGATGATTTACACTGCGTTGGAGCAATATGTGTTGAAAGGGCGCGGCGCGTGGACGTTGAAACATCACGGCACGGATTCAGGCAGCCTAAAAAAAGCGGCGGATTGTCAGCCGATTGATTATCCAAAACCTGATGGCAAAATCACGTTTGACCGTTTGAGCAGCGTGTTTTTGGCGAATGTGTCGCATGAAGAAGACCAGCCATCGCATTTGCAACTGAAAAACGCGCAAACGATGATTGACGTGAATTTCAAAGAATACGCCAGCCCTGAAACGTGTTATTGCCCTGCTGGCGTGTACGAAATCGTAGAAGAAAACGGTGCACCGCGTTTACAAATCAATGCAGCGAATTGTGTTCACTGCAAAACCTGCGACATCAAAGACCCAACACAAAATATCAACTGGATTTGCCCAGAGGGAAGTGGTGGACCGAATTATTCGGAAATGTAA
- a CDS encoding DUF2322 family protein, whose amino-acid sequence MAFKENLAQMPEITHLSGLDVCDPTGAVIHNIPAIEGKLGSLKLYNALAEQFNGTLNAQAAQQGLDWFAEHVADAQANTGKHPNIDLLFKVQQENLVYSLKPLAK is encoded by the coding sequence ATGGCTTTTAAAGAAAACCTAGCCCAAATGCCTGAAATCACACACTTATCAGGTTTAGACGTATGCGACCCAACAGGCGCAGTGATTCACAACATTCCCGCCATTGAAGGCAAATTAGGCAGCCTGAAACTCTACAACGCACTCGCCGAACAATTCAACGGCACACTCAACGCCCAAGCCGCACAACAAGGTTTAGACTGGTTCGCCGAACACGTTGCCGACGCACAAGCCAACACAGGCAAACACCCAAACATTGATTTACTGTTTAAAGTGCAACAAGAAAACCTAGTTTACAGCCTGAAACCATTGGCAAAATAA
- a CDS encoding aminoacyl-histidine dipeptidase gives MNDITQLAPQTVWQWFAKICAIPHPSFHEAELVQFIIDQVQTEGKSRGMTVERDSKNNLHITKPASKGMENRAPVALQAHCDMVAQKADNSTHDFIKDPIQPRIQDQFVYANHTTLGADNGIGLAMALAVAFSDDIAHPELHIIITTEEETSMGGVNVLQPEWLSAPYLLNLDTEDDAQIFVGCAGGCDATFTRQYPHHAYTGKTLSVKVSGLRGGHSGVNIHEYRGNANLVLIRVLQAANQVAPIQLIAFNGGTVINAIPRSAEAIIVGDESVIAAIEAEAKIIQTELHAVERSLKVECTAQETTATVLSQADTQHFLDFVSSFPNGVLRMSDDFAGIVETSINAGVVTLEQGDFALKTLMRSLGETQKQALKQRLAALSRLAGVEMHTHNDYPGWLPDPQSKLLELVKPLMATEFGREPTVQVIHAGLECGYLKSKAPHMDMVSFGPNIFNAHSPTEHVQIDSVAKNFELLKKVLLAIPAK, from the coding sequence ATGAACGACATCACTCAACTCGCCCCACAAACCGTATGGCAATGGTTCGCCAAAATCTGCGCCATTCCACACCCCAGTTTCCACGAAGCCGAACTCGTGCAATTCATCATCGACCAAGTGCAAACCGAAGGCAAATCACGCGGAATGACCGTAGAGCGCGACAGCAAAAACAACCTGCACATCACCAAACCCGCCAGCAAAGGTATGGAAAACCGCGCCCCCGTTGCGCTGCAAGCCCATTGCGACATGGTTGCCCAAAAAGCCGATAATTCCACCCACGATTTCATCAAAGACCCTATTCAGCCGCGCATTCAAGACCAATTTGTGTATGCCAATCACACCACATTAGGCGCAGACAACGGCATCGGTTTAGCCATGGCATTAGCCGTAGCGTTCAGCGACGACATCGCCCACCCAGAATTACACATCATCATCACCACAGAGGAAGAAACGTCCATGGGCGGCGTGAACGTCTTGCAGCCTGAATGGTTGTCCGCGCCATACTTGCTGAATTTGGACACCGAAGACGACGCACAAATTTTTGTCGGTTGCGCAGGCGGTTGTGACGCGACATTCACGCGCCAATATCCGCACCACGCGTACACAGGCAAAACACTGAGCGTGAAAGTATCAGGTTTGCGTGGCGGACACTCAGGTGTAAACATTCACGAATATCGCGGCAACGCCAATTTAGTGCTAATCCGCGTGCTTCAGGCTGCGAACCAAGTCGCGCCCATTCAACTGATTGCGTTCAACGGCGGCACAGTGATTAACGCTATTCCACGCAGCGCAGAAGCCATTATTGTGGGCGACGAAAGCGTGATTGCCGCGATTGAAGCCGAAGCCAAAATCATTCAAACCGAGTTGCATGCCGTAGAACGCAGCCTGAAAGTGGAATGCACCGCGCAAGAAACCACCGCAACCGTGTTGTCTCAAGCGGACACGCAACACTTTTTGGATTTCGTCAGCAGCTTCCCAAATGGTGTGCTGCGTATGAGCGACGATTTTGCGGGCATTGTGGAAACGTCTATCAACGCTGGTGTGGTAACGCTAGAGCAGGGCGATTTTGCGCTGAAAACCTTAATGCGCTCGCTGGGCGAAACGCAAAAACAAGCGTTGAAACAAAGATTGGCGGCGTTATCGCGTTTAGCTGGTGTGGAAATGCACACGCACAATGATTACCCTGGTTGGTTGCCAGACCCACAATCTAAATTGCTGGAATTGGTGAAACCTTTAATGGCGACGGAATTTGGCAGAGAACCAACTGTGCAAGTGATTCACGCAGGTTTGGAATGCGGCTATCTGAAATCTAAAGCGCCGCACATGGATATGGTTTCGTTTGGTCCAAACATTTTCAACGCACATTCGCCAACCGAACACGTGCAAATTGATAGCGTGGCAAAAAATTTTGAGTTGCTGAAAAAAGTGTTGTTGGCAATTCCTGCGAAATAA
- the upp gene encoding uracil phosphoribosyltransferase, which translates to MTLQVIDHPLVKHKLTLMREANCNTGKFRTLTKELARLMTYEATRDFCVEDYEIDGWCGKMVGQRIKGKTVTVVPILRAGLGMLDGVLDLIPGAKISVVGLQRDEETLQPVSYFEKLVDNMDERPALIIDPMLATGGSMVATIDLLKSKGCKNIKALVLVAAPEGVKVVSDAHPDVTIYTAALDSHLNEDGYIIPGLGDAGDKIFGTRNN; encoded by the coding sequence ATGACTTTACAAGTAATTGACCACCCATTGGTAAAACACAAACTCACTTTAATGCGCGAAGCAAATTGCAACACAGGCAAATTTCGTACATTAACCAAAGAATTAGCGCGTTTGATGACTTATGAAGCAACGCGCGATTTTTGTGTAGAAGACTACGAAATTGACGGTTGGTGCGGCAAAATGGTCGGTCAACGCATCAAAGGCAAAACCGTTACCGTCGTGCCAATCTTGCGCGCAGGTTTAGGCATGCTAGACGGCGTGTTGGACTTGATTCCAGGCGCAAAAATCAGCGTAGTTGGCTTGCAACGCGATGAAGAAACCCTGCAACCCGTGTCTTATTTTGAAAAATTGGTTGATAACATGGACGAACGCCCAGCCTTGATTATTGACCCCATGTTGGCAACAGGCGGTTCAATGGTTGCCACGATTGACTTGCTCAAAAGCAAAGGCTGCAAAAACATCAAAGCATTGGTGTTGGTAGCTGCACCAGAAGGCGTGAAAGTCGTATCAGACGCGCACCCAGATGTAACTATTTACACCGCCGCGCTGGATAGCCACTTGAACGAAGACGGCTACATCATTCCAGGTTTAGGCGATGCAGGCGACAAAATTTTCGGTACACGCAATAACTAA
- the fdx gene encoding ISC system 2Fe-2S type ferredoxin has translation MPKITVLPHETLCPEGKTIEVATVGETICDVLLENGIDIDHACEKSCACTTCHVIVRQGFDSLVEPTELEEDLLDQAWGLEAESRLSCQAKVAQADLIVEIPKYTINHAREG, from the coding sequence ATGCCAAAAATTACAGTCTTGCCGCATGAAACGCTTTGCCCTGAAGGCAAAACGATTGAAGTGGCAACAGTCGGCGAAACGATTTGCGATGTTTTGCTGGAAAACGGAATTGATATTGACCATGCTTGCGAAAAATCATGCGCTTGCACCACTTGCCATGTGATTGTGCGCCAAGGTTTTGATAGTTTGGTTGAGCCAACCGAATTGGAAGAAGATTTGCTCGACCAAGCATGGGGTTTGGAAGCGGAATCGCGTTTGAGTTGCCAAGCAAAAGTGGCTCAGGCGGATTTGATTGTGGAAATTCCAAAATATACGATTAATCATGCGCGTGAAGGTTAA
- a CDS encoding asparaginase, with translation MKRIFVLYTGGTIGMVQSELGLRPDTGIVNSALVPFSGCLKCDWFVCEPLIDSSAVSPKHWADWLRILQAQLPRYDGALILHGTDTLAYTANVLALALDTLGKPVVLTGSQKPFDHVNSDAPDNLQTAVAALLRDDVREVLLAFNGKLFPAVGCSKVSTETDDGFANAHFGEWQPESGVAPFSGCVKRVFNPDVRVANVYLTPVAGVQAAAFMLDNFGAAAAIVQSFGHGNAPNDANWLAAVRRFTQQGKVLLNISQVPQGCAAAVYAQGNALRQAGAIQGGKCNIETAVALAMLAAANDWSADDVAAELARLRLRLI, from the coding sequence ATGAAACGCATTTTTGTTTTATACACGGGTGGCACGATTGGCATGGTGCAGAGTGAATTGGGTTTGCGTCCTGATACGGGGATTGTGAATTCGGCTCTTGTGCCGTTTTCAGGCTGCCTGAAATGTGATTGGTTTGTTTGTGAGCCATTGATTGATAGTTCGGCGGTGTCGCCAAAGCATTGGGCGGATTGGTTGCGGATTTTGCAAGCGCAGTTGCCGCGCTATGACGGGGCGTTGATTTTGCATGGCACGGATACGTTGGCTTACACGGCAAATGTGTTGGCGTTGGCTTTGGATACGCTGGGAAAACCTGTGGTGCTGACGGGGTCGCAAAAGCCGTTTGACCATGTGAATAGTGATGCGCCTGATAATTTGCAAACGGCGGTTGCTGCCCTGCTTCGTGATGATGTGCGTGAAGTTTTGTTGGCCTTTAATGGGAAATTGTTTCCTGCGGTGGGCTGTAGCAAAGTTAGCACGGAAACGGACGATGGTTTTGCGAATGCGCATTTTGGCGAATGGCAGCCTGAAAGTGGGGTTGCGCCGTTTTCAGGCTGCGTGAAGCGTGTGTTTAATCCTGATGTGCGTGTGGCAAATGTTTATTTAACGCCTGTTGCTGGGGTTCAGGCTGCGGCGTTTATGTTGGATAATTTTGGGGCGGCTGCGGCGATTGTGCAGTCTTTTGGGCATGGGAATGCGCCTAATGATGCGAACTGGTTGGCGGCGGTGCGGCGGTTTACGCAGCAAGGAAAGGTGTTGCTGAATATTAGCCAAGTGCCGCAAGGTTGTGCGGCGGCGGTTTATGCACAAGGGAATGCGTTGCGGCAAGCTGGCGCCATTCAGGGTGGCAAGTGCAATATTGAAACGGCGGTTGCGTTGGCGATGTTGGCAGCGGCTAATGATTGGTCGGCTGATGATGTGGCTGCGGAATTGGCGCGGTTGCGGTTGCGGTTGATTTGA